GCGGGTCATGTCAGTGGGTCCTCTCACGGGTGGGGTCGTCGATGACGGGCAGGCCGCCCTCGCGGTGGGCGCGGCGCAGGTCGTCCAGGTAGGCGCGGGAGCACATGGCGGTGAGCTGGGCGGTGCCGCCGCGCCGGATCCGGATCTCGCCGTCGGTGGCCACTCCGGCCAGCCGCAGCAGCGCCGGACCGGTACCGGACTGGGCGTCCTTCACCCGCCCGCGGCGGACGAAGGCGAGGTCCCAGCTGTCCACGGCGACGTCGTCGGGCAGCAGCAAGGTGACCGCGGCGGAGACGAGGTCCAGCCGCACGGTGACCGGTTCGCCCCAGCCGATCCGCGGTGAGCGGAGGTCCAGCACGACGGTGGCGCGGCGGGCGCGTACGTCGAACTCGGTGGCCTCGGTCCAGTGGCCCAGGTGCTTCACGGTGGTGTGGTCCGCGTGGATGCGCTCGGCGGACTCGAGCGGAGTCGCTGTCGTCATGGCGAGATAGTCTCAATGAAACTAGTAGCTCGTCAACTAGTTTCGTTGAGAGTGGCTCCGGTAGGCTCTCGGCATGCGCAGCTCCCCTCTCGGCCTCACCGTTCTCTCGCTTCTGCACCTGCAGCCGCTGCACCCGTACGGCATCCAGCGGCTGATCAAGCAGTGGGGGAAGGACCAGGTCGTCAACGTCAGCCAGCGGGCGAGCCTGTACCGGACCATCGACCGGCTGCTCGAGGCGGGGCTGATCGCCGTGCGCGAGACCAGCCGGGATCAGCAGTACCCGGAACGCACGGTCTATGAGGTGACGGACGCGGGCCGTACGGCAACGCGCGAGTGGCTGCGGGAGATGCTGGTCGCGCCGCGGGCGGAGTACCCGGAGTTCCCCGCCGCGCTCTCCTTCACCATGATGCTGCTGCCGCAGGAGGTTGCGGCCGATCTGTCCGCTCGCGCCGCACAGGTACGCGCCCGGCTGGACGAGTTGGAGGCCGCCGCCGAGGGGGCCCGCCAACTCGCGCTGCCGCGGATCACCATACTGGAGGACGAGTACCGCCGCGCCGTACTGACCGCGGAGCTCAACTGGCTCGACGCGGTCACGTCCGACCTCCGTTCCGGCGCGCTCACCTGGGACTTCGAAACCCTGGCAGCTCTCGCCAGAGCTACGTCCTGAGGAGCCGGAGCACCCGCTGCCGGCGGACTTCCTCGTGCGTTCGCCCCGGGACGCGAGTGCACCCGCGGGCTGCTCCGCGGGGGTGACAGCCTCGTGGCCCAGCAGCCATGGCTAGGAGAACAACTGGGCGCCGGTCACCCCGGGGCCGGACGGCACCGCCTACATCGGCGTCTTCGACAGCCCGGCCGCCGTGCGCGACGGCGGGTGGCCTGAGCGAGCGGTCCGGGCCAGGACATCGACCAGGGCCGCCACCGTCGGCCGGTGTTCGGCGAAGGAGCGGCAGACCACCACGATGTGACGCTCCATGGTCTCCCGCAGTTCCAGGACGTCGAGGCAGGACGGGCGCAGCCGGAGCATCAGGTCGGTCACCACGCTGACCCCGACGCCGGCCTCGACCAGGGCCAGGGTGGCGGCCGTGTCCGTCACCTCGTGCAGCACCTGCGGTTCGAATCCGGCTCGGCGGCAGGCGGTGAGCACGGCACGGCCGTAGTAGCTGCCGGCCGACGGCAGGATCCAGCCCAGTCCGCCGGCGTCGGCGAGCGAGACCTTCTTCCGGCCGGGCATGGCTCCGGCGGGCACCGCGAGTGAGAAGCGTTCCCTCGACAACTCGGTCACCCGCAGGGACGGATCGCGCGGGATCGGCACATCCGGGTAGTCCAGGCCCAGGGCCAGGTCCACGGTGCCGCCGGCGACCGCGTCGTACACCTCGTCCACATCCATGTCCCGGCTGCGCACGGTCACGCCGGGATGCCGCTCACGTACCTGGCGCAAAGCCGGCGGCAGGATCTCGGCGGCGGCCGTGGCGAAGAGCCCGACCCGGAGTGTCCCGGATATCTCGTTCCTGGTGCGCTCCAGCGCTTCGACGGCCTCGGCCTCCGTCGTGAGGATGCGCTCTGCGTGCAGGGCCAGGGTGGCTCCGGCGTCGGTGAGTTCCACGCGGCGCCCCACTCGCCTCAGCAGTTGCATCCCGGTGGCCTTCTCCAGTGCGGCGATCTGCTGCGAGACCCCGCCGGGCGTGTACCCCAGGGCCTCCGCGACGGCGGTGATGGTGCCACGCCTGGTCAGTTCCACCAGTGAGCGCAGCTGCGCACTCGTCCAGTCCATATAGGGACCCTAAAAGATCAAAGGCATGAATCGTTGATGGACGTCAATGGTCGGCTTGCTGCACGATGACGCGGAGACTGGTGATCGGCATCACTCTGTCACTGACAGCCCCGCCGCCCGGACATGGCACCGTCCGGCGCGGTGGCCTCCGGAAGGGAGTGACCCGTTGTCCTCCTCCGTCTTCCGCACCGTTCCGGCCTCCGCCGATGTCGTGATCATCGGTGGTGGCGTCATGGGTGCGAGCACCGCGTTCCATCTCGCCGAGGCCGGCGTGACGAACGTCGTCGTCGTGGAGCGCGGCGACCTCGGCTGCGGCAGTTCGGGCAAGCCGATCGGCGGTGTCCGCGCCCAGTTCTCCGATCCGCTCAACATCGAGCTGGGCAGCCGCAGCCTGCGTGCCTACCGGGACTTCCCCCGTCGGCCCGGCGCCGACATCCGGCTCGACACGGTTGGCTACCTCTTCCTCCTCGACAGCGAACAGCAGGCGACCGCCTTCGAGGCCGGGGTCAAGCTCCAGAACAGCCTCGATGTGCCGAGCCGCATGATCGGCCCCGACGAGGCCCGGCGCCTGTGTCCCTACGTCAGCACCGACGGCCTCGTGGCCGCCGCGTACTCCCCCGCAGACGGACATGCCCGCCCCGCCCTGGTCGTCCAGGGATATGCGCGGGCCGCGGCCCGTGCCGGTGTCACCCTCGCCACCCACACCGCGGTCCTGGGCCTCGACACGGCCGGAGACCGCGTCGTCGGTGTGCACACCAGCCACGGCCGTATCGCGTGCTCCACCGTCATCTGCACAGCAGGAGCGTGGTCGGCGCACATCGGCGCCATGGCCGGCGTCGACCTCCCCGTCCGGCCGGTGAAACGGCAGCTGTCCTTCACCGTGCCGCTCACGCCGCCCGCCCCGCGCATCCCGTTCACCATCGACTTCTCCTCGACCGCGTACTTCCACAACAGTGACGACGGCCTGCTGTTCGGGCTGGCCGACCGCGGCCAGGAGGACGGCTTCGACACGACCTGGACCCCGGAGTGGCTGGAACTGTTCCGCGTCGTCGCCCGCCGCCGCGCCCCGGCCCTGGCCGAGATGCGCACCGGCGACGGCTGGGCGGGCCTGTACGAGGTCACACCGGACCACAACGCGCTCATCGGCCGCTCCGGCGACCTTTCCAACTTCCTTTACGCCGCTGGGTTTTCCGGTCACGGCTTCCTGCAGGCGCCCGCGGTCGGCGAAGTCGTACGCGACCTGTACCTGGAGCGGGAGCCGTTCACCGACATCTCCCCCCTCAGCGCCGACCGGTTCCGCCCCGGCGCCGGCGCCCGACCCGAAGCCCACGTCGTGTGACCACCGACGGCTCACCTGGTGTGACCCCGACCGAAAGGCCGAACCATGGCGATGATCAGTCAGTGGCGGCTGCGGGCCGCCTTCGCGGAGCGGCTGTCGCGGATGTACGGGCGGGAGGTGCCCGCCTACACCACGCTCGTGGACGTCTCGCGCGAGGTCAACGAGGACGTCCTGCGCGCGCGGGGAGCCGACGCCGAACGTCTGGGGTCCATCGGCCGGGTGACCGCCGAGCGGCACGGGGCCATCCGCGTCGGCACACCACGCGAACTGCGGCAGGTGGCTCGCATCTTCGGCGCTCTGGGCATGCATCCGGTCGGCTTCTACGACCTGCGGGAGGCCGCCGCCAGCGCCGTGCCCGTCGTCTCCACCGCCTTCCGGCCGGTCGACGGCGAGGAACTGGCGCGCAACCCCTTCCGGGTGTTCACCTCGATGCTCACCCCGGCCGACCCCCGCTTCTTCGACGCCGACCTGCGTGCGCGTCTGGAGGCCTTCCTCGCGGCTCGCGAACTGTTCCCGCCCGAGCTGCTGGCGCTGGCCGACCGGGCCGCCACCGAGCGGGAACTGCCCGAGCAGGAGGCCGAGCGGTTCCTGCAGCTCGCCGTGGCGGCCTTCGAACTGTCCGCCGAGCCGGTCGACAAGGCCTGGTACGAGACGCTGGAGCGGATCTCCGCCGTCGCCGCGGACATCGGCGGCGTGCGCAGCACCCACATCAACCACCTCACCCCGCGCGTCCTGGACATCGACGAGCTGTACCGGCGGATGACCTCGCGCGGCATCGAGATGATCGACACCATCCAGGGCCCACCGGCCTGGAAGGGTCCCGACGTCCTGCTGCGGCAGACCTCCTTCCGGGCCCTGGCCGAGATCCGCGCGCTGCGCACCCCGGACGGCAGCGTGGTCAGCGGCACCCTGCGGGTCCGCTTCGGCGAGGTCGAAGCCCGGGGCATCGCCCTCACCCGCGAGGGCCGCGCCCTGTACGACGGCCTCCTCGGCCGGGTGGACGAGCAGGCCTCACAGCACCCCTCTCGGGCCCGCGGCGACATCGCGCGCGCCGTGTGGGAGCGGCACATGCCCGGCAGCGAGCAGGAACTGGCCGCCGAGGGACTGGCCTACTTCACCTACCAGGTCAGCCCCGGCCGGCCGCGCGACGGCAGCCGCCCGCCGGCTGATCTCGGCGCACTGGTGCGACAGGGCTGGGTACGGGCCGAGCCCATCGTCTACGAGGACTTCCTGCCCCGCTCCGCCGCCGGCATCTTCCAGTCCAACCTCGGCGGCGCGGGCACCCGCGACAACGGCCGGCAGGGCATCGCGTACGACGACGCCTGGCTGTCCGGCGCCATCGGCCGCGAGGTCCTGGACCCGTTCGCCCTCTACGAACGGCAGCAGAACCGCTCCCTCGCGGAGGTCGCCCGCGCACTCGACCTCACCGACACCCCCTCACCCAGTCAAGGACGGCCATGACCAGCACCTCCCTGCCCACCACGGACGAGCTGCGCACCCGCGCCCGTACGTCCCTGCGGAACGTCGGCGTCGACGTGCCCGAGGGCAACGCCCTCCACGCCCGTACGCCCCTGACCGGCGAGCACCTCTTCGGGCTGCGGGCCGCCACCGCAACCGACGTCGAAGAGGCCATCGCCGCCGCCCGCACTGCCTTCCTCACCTGGCGCACGACGCCCGCACCGCGCCGCGGTGAACTCGTGCGCCGCCTCGGCGAGTTGCTGCGCGTGCACAAGGGCGATCTGGCCGACCTCGTCACCATCGAGGCGGGCAAGATCCGCTCCGAGGCACTCGGCGAGATCCAGGAGATGATCGACATCTGCGACTTCGCGGTCGGCCTGTCCCGGCAGTTGTACGGCCGTACGATCGCCTCCGAACGCCCCGGCCACCGCCTGGCCGAGACCTGGCATCCCCTCGGCGTGGCCGGCGTCATCTCCGCGTTCAACTTCCCCGCCGCCGTGTGGTCGTGGAACACCGCCGTCGCCCTGGTCTGCGGCGACACCGTGGTCTGGAAGCCCTCGGAGTTCACGCCGCTCATCTCCCTGGCCTGCGACCACCTGCTCGCCCGCGCCGCCGAGGAGGTCGGCGCACCCCGTGACGTGCACCGCCTCCTCCTCGGTGACCGGGCGGTCGGCGAGAAGCTGGTCGACGACCCCCGCGTCGCCCTCGTCAGCGCCACCGGCTCGACCCGCATGGGCCGTGCGGTCGGCCCGCGCGTCGCCGCCCGCTTCGGCCGCAGCCTGCTGGAGCTCGGCGGCAACAACGCCGCGATCGTCGCCCCCTCCGCCGACCTGGACCTCGCCGTCCCGGCCATCGTCTTCGCCGCGGCCGGTACCGCGGGCCAGCGCTGTACGACACTGCGCCGCCTCATCGTCCACCGCGACATCGCCGACCCCCTCATCGAGCGGCTGACCAGCGCCTACACCAAACTCCCCATCGGCAACCCGTTCGACGACACCACGCTCGTCGGCCCGCTCATCTCCACGACGGCGCTGGAGGCCATGCACCACGCCCTCACCCGCGTCCAGGCCCAGGGCGGCAAGATCCTGGCCGGCGGAAACCGGCGTCTCGCAGAGGCGGCGCCGGCGGCGGCCTACACCGAGCCGGTCCTCGTCCACGTCGGCGAACAGACCGACGTCGTACGGGAGGAGACCTTCGCACCGATCCTGTACGTCCTCACCTACGACACCCTCGACGAGGCGATCGCCCTGCACAACGACGTCCCGCAGGGCCTGTCGTCCAGCATCTTCACCCGCGACCAGCAGGAAGCCGAGATCTTCCTGTCCGTCGCCGGCTCCGACTGCGGCATCGTCAACGTCAACATCGGCACCTCCGGGGCCGAGATCGGCGGCGCCTTCGGAGGTGAGAAGGACACCGGCGGCGGCCGGGAGTCCGGCTCCGACGCCTGGAAGTCCTACATGCGCTCGGCCACCAACACCATCAACTACTCCAGCGAACTCGCCCTGGCCCAGGGCGTCAGCTTCCTCTGACCCGTACCGCCGGGTGAGCGTCACTTGTGGCCGTGCAGGAAGGCGGGGATCTCGTCGCGGGTCGGGTAGTTCGGCAGAGGTGCCGGCTCGGCTTGCAGGAACGCGGTGACGACGGCGGCGGCTCGGTCGTTGTTGCCGTCCAGACCGTTCCACAGGTGATGGCCCACTCCGGGCATGTACTGCGTGCGTTCGACGGCGGGGTCGTCGGCGAGGACGGCGGTCTCCCATTGACGAACCTGCGAGGAACACTCGGCGATCATCAGCATGGCGGGCGTCGTCGAACGCCTCAGTCGCGGTGCGATGGAGGGCGTGTCCTTCACCGTCTGCTGGATGCGGAGACTGGCAGCGGGGCTGAACGAGAAGTTCTGTGCCGTGTCCTCGGCCGGGATGCGGTGCGCGTCGCGCGCGCAGTAGGCGGACGCGGTGTCGCTGCCGAGGTCGGCGGCGGTGAACGCGTTGTCGCCCTCGGCCTGTCCGATCAGTTCGGTGTCGGGGGTGAGCAGTCCGAACCGCATGAGGCCGAAAGCCACGGCGTACCGGGGGAGGTGGGTCGATCGCGGCCCGGTCATGGCCGGCGCGAGACCGCGCGCGGAGGGACGCCCCTGGTGCCCGCGGATCCTCGCCGTCGGGCCGTCCATCGGGCCTGGTTCGGCGATGACCGCACGGTGCAGATGCGCGGCGACGGAGGGGTCGGCCAGGGCTCGGGTGAGCACGACGGCGCCTGACGAGAAGCCGAGGACGTCTGCCTTACCCTGGCCCAGGCGGTGGATGAACGCGCCGAGGTCACGGACCGATCGGGAGATCGTGTACTGGTCCATGGGGAGCAGGTCGCTCCGTCCGCCGCCCGCCTGTTCGTAGGTGTAGACGTCGTAGCCCTGACGCGCCAGGAGTTGCAGGAACCGGTGGTCGAGCACCGAGATGCCGCGGACCGGTCCGCCGTTGAGGTACACGAGCGGGATGCGGTGCCGGAGCGCGGGGTTCGCGGGCGGGTAGTGGTACACAGCGACCCGGCTGCCGGTGTCCAGCCTCCAGTGCCGCGTGGCCACGAACGGCAGGACGGGCGGATACCGCCGGGCCGTGGGTACGGTCGGGACGCAGACCGACGCTGTCAGCGCCGCCGCGACGATCACCGGCACGAACGGCACGAGCCGCGCCGCCCCGGTACGGCTGCGGCCCCGCCACAGTGCGGCGGCAGAGGCGGCTCCGAGGGTCGCCAGCCAAGCGGCGAGTCCCGAGTCGGCGCCGTCGGTGAGGACGAGCAACGCGAGAAAGACAACAGCCAGTGTCACGACGGCAGTCAGCGCCAGCAGCAGGCGTCCGGCGAAGCGGACAAGGCGTATGGCATACGTAGGCACGGTGAACCCCCGGGTTCCAGAACGCTGTTTCGGAACGATGTTTCAAAACGACGTTATCAAAGGATGTAGGCTTCTCGTCATGGGCAGGCCCAGAACGAACGACGAGACCGTCAAAGAGCGCCTGGTGGCGTGCGCGACCGAGATGCTTGCCACCCGTCCGCAGGAGTCGGTCACGCTCCGGTCCCTGTCCACCGCCGCCGGGACGTCGACGACGGCGGTGTACTCGCTGTTCGGCGGCAAGGACGGTCTGATCCAAGCGGTACGGGACAGTGCGGTCACCGGCCTGTTCCAGGACCTGTCGACCGTGCCGACCTCCGAGGATCCCCTCGCCGACATCTACGCACTGGCCGTCGCGTACCGGCGTTGGGCGTGCGGACACAGCCACCTGTACACGGTGTTGTTCGGAGGTGTGCAGCCCTTCGAGCCGACAGGCGCGGTCGGCAGCCATGACCCCATCGGGCCGCTCATCGCCGCGATCGACCGGGGCGTGACAGGCGCCGTCCTGGCCGGCGAGGCGACATCGATCGCCCTCTCGCTCTGGGTGACCCTGCACGGACTCGTGACGCTCGAACTGGCGGGGGCCCTCGACGCCCCGACGGCCGAAGCCGCGTTCCGGCCGACGATTCACGCCGCACTGCGCGGCTGGACGACACCGGACGTGTTTCGCGGCCTGCGCCACGCCGAACCCGCCTCCTGACAGCGACCGCCCGGGCTATTTGCGTATAGATGCAACAACGGGCACACTCTTGGAGTCGGGTCCTGTGCACGTGCTGAGCGTGTCCGGGGCGGAGCCACATCACGGAACGGAGGCAGCCATGGGTGCAGACCCTCCCAGTCCGCGCTGCCTCCAGGGCATTCGCTGACTTTTACCTGCCGCGGCCTCGAGTCTCGATGAGGCGGCCGTCGCCGCCCGGGCGGGCCCCTTCTTCCTTACCTGTATTTCCCATGCTGCCTGGGTGACCCCTGTCCTGCCGTCGGTGCGTTGGCCACGGCCGGGCATGCCGTCGTGCCCAGAGTGGGGGCGGAGGTCTTCGTGATGTCGATCCGTACCGACAACAAGCCCGCCGAGACGGTGGAGCGCACACCGCTGGTGGCGAGGCTGCCCGGGCGGCTGTCCCAGTTCTCCTGGGTGGACGCGGCGGTGGCCGCCGCCGTGCTGGTGATGCTTTATGTGGTGCTGCGCGTGGGGCACGGCACCACCGTCGCCTTCAACACCCGGCAGAACGTGAAGGTCGACACCGATCCGGCGCAGTTGCCGTACGACGCGGCCCGTTCGCTGCTGCGGATGTTCGCCGCGCTGGCGCTGTCGATCGCGTTCACCTTCGGCTACGCCTACGCCGCCGCCAGGAGCAGAAGGCTGGAGCGGATCCTCGTCCCGGCCCTGGACATCCTGCAGTCCGTGCCGGTGCTGGGCTTCCTGACGGTCGCGGTGACGGGGTTCATCGCCCTGTTCCCCGGCTCGATGCTGGGCCTGGAGTGCGCGTCGATCTTCGCGATCTTCACCTCGCAGGCGTGGAACATGACGTTCGGCTTCTACTACTCCCTCACCTCCCTCCCACGTGAACTCGACGAGCTGTCAAGGTCGTTCGGCTTCACCCGCTGGATGAGGTTCTGGAAGGTGGAGTTGCCGGCCGGGATGATCGGCCTGGTCTGGAACGGCATGATGAGCTTCGGCGGCGGCTGGTTCTTCCTGGTCGCCTCGGAGGCGATCAGCGTCAACAACCAGCGGTACGCACTGCCCGGCGTCGGCTCGTACGCCGGTGACGCGATCACCGATGGCGATCTGGGCAAGGTCGGCTGGGCCATCCTCACCATGGCGGTGATGGTGATCGGCGTGAACTTCCTGTTCTGGCGGCCGCTGACCGCGTGGGCGGAGAAGTTCAAGAACGAGCAGTCCGAGGCGAGCGAGGTCCAGCGGTCCGTCGTCCTGGACTTCCTGCGCCGCTCGCACTGGCCGCGGTTGCTCGGCCGGATGCTGCACCCTCTGGGGCGCGCACTCAGCACGGCCGGACGGGTCTTCGGCCGCGACGACCGTCCGCTCGTCGTCGACCGCACGCGGCAGCGCACCGGTGACATCGTCTTCACCGTGGTGGCCGGCGGGCTGATCCTGTGGGGCCTGCTCGACCTCGGTCACTACCTCCACGACCGCACCGGCCTGGGCGTGTTCGGCGAGCCGCTGCTGCTGGGCCTCGCCACCCTCGCTCGCGTGGTGGTGCTGGTGACGCTGGCCACCGTCGTCTGGGTTCCGGTCGGCGTGAAGATCGGCTTCTCGCCCCGTCTGACCAGGATCGCCCAGCCCGTCGTCCAGGTGTTGGCGTCCTTCCCCGCCAACTTCCTCTTTCCGCTCGCGGTGTGGTTCTTCCTGAGGACCGGGCTGTCCATCAACATCGGCGGCACGCTGCTGATGGCGCTCGGCGCCCAGTGGTACATCCTGTTCAACACCATCGCCGGGGCCATGGCCATCCCGAGCGATCTGCGCGAGGCCATGGACGACATCGGTGTGCGCGGCTGGCAGCGGTGGCGGCGGCTGATCATCCCGGGGATCTTCCCGTCGTACGTCACCGGCGGGATCACCGCGTCCGGTGGCGCCTGGAACGCCTCGATCGTCTCCGAGGTCGTGACCTTCGGCGGCACCAGCCTCACCGCCACCGGCCTCGGCGCGTACATCGCGAAGGCCACCGGGAGCGGCGACTACCCGCATCTGATCGCGGGGGTCGCGGTGATGAGCCTGTACGTCGTCGGGCTGAACCGGCTGCTGTGGCGCCGCCTGTACCGGCTGGCCGAGGCCCGCTACTCCCTCTGAACTTCCCTTTCCTGACAAGCATTTGGAGCACGTCATGGTGCTGAACGCCCTGCGCAACCTCCGCGCCGACCGCCAGGCTCGCGCCGGCCTCGCCCACCTGACCGCCGACAAGCCCCGCCGTCCCGCCGACGGCGAACTGCTGCTGGAGGCCGTCGGCCTGACCAAGTCGTACGCCGGTGCCGACGGCGAACTGCCCGTCCTGTCCGGTATCGACCTTCAGATCCGGGCGGGTGAGGTCGTCGCCCTGCTCGGCAAGTCGGGCTCGGGCAAGTCCACCCTGCTGCGCTGCCTGGCCGGGCTGGTGCCCACAAGCTCCGGTACCGTCGCCTACAAGGGCACTCCGCTCACCGGCGCCAACCCGGGGACGGCGATGGTGTTCCAGACCTTCGCGCTGCTGCCCTGGCTGACCGTGCAGCAGAACGTCGAACTGGGCTTGGAAGCCAAGGGAGTTCCGGCCGCCGAGCGCGCCGACGCCGCCCGGCAGGCCATCGATCTGATCGGCCTGGACGGCTTCGAGTCCGCCTACCCCAAGGAGCTGTCCGGCGGTATGCGCCAGCGCGTCGGTTTCGCCCGCGCCCTCGTCGTGGAGCCGGACGTGCTGATGATGGACGAGCCGTTCTCCGCCCTCGACGTGCTGACCGCCGAGAACCTGCGCGGCGAGTTGATGGAGCTGTGGGAGTCCGGCCAGTTCCCCACCCGCGCCATCGTCCTCGTCACCCACAACATCGAGGAGGCCGTGCTGATGGCCGACCGGATCGTCGTCCTGGGCGCCCGGCCCTACGGCACGATCCGCGAGGTCTTCGAGGTCGGCCTGGACCGGCCCCGGGACCGCGACTCGGCCGCCTTCGACGACCTGATCGACCGCGTCTACCGCACCATGACCGGCCGTCAGAAGGAGGCCCGTGTCCCCGGCCGGCACGAGGCGGTGGAGCTGGAGAAGCGCACCCCGGCGAACACCCCGCTGCCCCCGGCCAGCGTCGACGGACTGTCCGGGCTCGCTGAGATGGTCCTCCACCGCGGCGGACGGTGCGATCTGGCCGACCTCGCCGACGACCTCGGCCTGGCGGTGGACGACCTGCTCCCCCAGGTCGACGCGCTCGACCTGCTCGGCTTCACCACGCTCAGCGGGGACGACCTGCTGCTGACCGACACCGGTACGGCGTTCGCGGGCGCCGATGTGCAGGGGTCGAAGAAGATCTTCGCCGAGGCGGTCCAGCATGCCCCGCTGGTCACGCTGATCACAAGGAGTCTGCGGACCAACCCTGGCGGCACCGTGCGCACGGGCTTCTTCCGCGACCTGCTCGCCCACCACTTCACCGCCGAACAGGTCACCCGCCAGCTGGAGACGGCCACCGACTGGGGCCGCTACGCCGAGCTGTACTCCTACGACGCCGAGCCGCAGGAGTACCACCTCGACGAGAACGACGACACGCGTCTGGCCGCCTCCGCCGCAGGACGGGACTGAGGCGGAGACGTCAGTGTTCCGTGGCCGGCCGCCGGGCCCTGGCCACCCGTGCGGGAGCGCTCCCCTCCTGCGGGGCGGCGGCCCCCACGGCCTCCGGCGCCCCTCCTTCCGCCGCAGCCATGGCCACGTCCGCGGCCAGCACCGCGCTCTCCAGCAGCGCCCGCACCTGCGGGCCCGTGGCCCGGTAGAAGATGCGCGTGCCCTCACGGCGCGAGGTGACCAGTCCGGCGGCCCGCAGCTTCGCCAGGTGCTGGGAGGTGGCCGCGACGTGTGCCTCGATCAGCTCGGCGAGGCGGCTGACCGGCAGCTCCCGCTCGCTCAGCGCCCACAGCAGCCGGTAGCGCGACGGGTCCGCGACGGCCTTGAGCACCGCCACCGACCGCTCGGCCCGGTCCTCGTCCCATGACGCTACTTGCGCTTCCATGCAAGTATGGTAGCCGGTGATGCACACGACATCTCGGGGCGCGCTTGTTGCGTAGATGTGCAAATATAGGAGAGCGTGATGTCCTGGGCGCGCCGTCCGGGGCATGCCACCCGAGGAATCGCGTTGCCCGAGGAACCGAGGAGGAGGTGAGCGACATGGATCGCAGTAGTAGTCCGGGCCACGATCGGCCCCACACCCCCGTGTCCCCCCACTCCTCGGGCATCCGGTAGGCCCCGGCTCCACGGCCGGGCAGCTGACCGCCATGCCCTCGACCTGTCCCGCACCGGCGGGGCGAGGGGAGGTTCCCCATGGCGAACCTGACCACCTTCGACTTCGCACTCCGCCTCGCCGTCGGCGTCGCCTGCGGCGCCCTGATCGGCGTCGAGCGGCAGTGGCGCGCCCGGATGGCCGGACTGCGCACCAACGCCCTGGTGGCCGTCGGCGCCACGCTCTTCGTCCTCTACAGTGAGGCGGTCGGCGACGCCGGCAGCCCCACCCGGGTCGCCTCCTACGTCGTCTCCGGCATCGGTTTCCTCGGCGGCGGGGTCATCCTGCGCGAGGGCGGGGGCGTGCGGGGCCTCAACACCGCGGCCACTCTGTGGTGTTCGGCCGCGGTCGGCGTGCTAGCCGCCTCCGGACGGCTGGCGCTGTGCCTCATCGGAACGGCCACCGTGCTCGCCGTACACGTGCTGCTGCGGCCCGCGGGCCGGCTGATCGACCGCGTTCCGCAGCGCGACCCCGACAACGAAGGTGTACGGGCCACCGTC
The genomic region above belongs to Streptomyces sp. CG1 and contains:
- a CDS encoding TetR/AcrR family transcriptional regulator, with product MGRPRTNDETVKERLVACATEMLATRPQESVTLRSLSTAAGTSTTAVYSLFGGKDGLIQAVRDSAVTGLFQDLSTVPTSEDPLADIYALAVAYRRWACGHSHLYTVLFGGVQPFEPTGAVGSHDPIGPLIAAIDRGVTGAVLAGEATSIALSLWVTLHGLVTLELAGALDAPTAEAAFRPTIHAALRGWTTPDVFRGLRHAEPAS
- a CDS encoding ABC transporter permease, which gives rise to MSIRTDNKPAETVERTPLVARLPGRLSQFSWVDAAVAAAVLVMLYVVLRVGHGTTVAFNTRQNVKVDTDPAQLPYDAARSLLRMFAALALSIAFTFGYAYAAARSRRLERILVPALDILQSVPVLGFLTVAVTGFIALFPGSMLGLECASIFAIFTSQAWNMTFGFYYSLTSLPRELDELSRSFGFTRWMRFWKVELPAGMIGLVWNGMMSFGGGWFFLVASEAISVNNQRYALPGVGSYAGDAITDGDLGKVGWAILTMAVMVIGVNFLFWRPLTAWAEKFKNEQSEASEVQRSVVLDFLRRSHWPRLLGRMLHPLGRALSTAGRVFGRDDRPLVVDRTRQRTGDIVFTVVAGGLILWGLLDLGHYLHDRTGLGVFGEPLLLGLATLARVVVLVTLATVVWVPVGVKIGFSPRLTRIAQPVVQVLASFPANFLFPLAVWFFLRTGLSINIGGTLLMALGAQWYILFNTIAGAMAIPSDLREAMDDIGVRGWQRWRRLIIPGIFPSYVTGGITASGGAWNASIVSEVVTFGGTSLTATGLGAYIAKATGSGDYPHLIAGVAVMSLYVVGLNRLLWRRLYRLAEARYSL
- a CDS encoding nitrate/sulfonate/bicarbonate ABC transporter ATP-binding protein — its product is MVLNALRNLRADRQARAGLAHLTADKPRRPADGELLLEAVGLTKSYAGADGELPVLSGIDLQIRAGEVVALLGKSGSGKSTLLRCLAGLVPTSSGTVAYKGTPLTGANPGTAMVFQTFALLPWLTVQQNVELGLEAKGVPAAERADAARQAIDLIGLDGFESAYPKELSGGMRQRVGFARALVVEPDVLMMDEPFSALDVLTAENLRGELMELWESGQFPTRAIVLVTHNIEEAVLMADRIVVLGARPYGTIREVFEVGLDRPRDRDSAAFDDLIDRVYRTMTGRQKEARVPGRHEAVELEKRTPANTPLPPASVDGLSGLAEMVLHRGGRCDLADLADDLGLAVDDLLPQVDALDLLGFTTLSGDDLLLTDTGTAFAGADVQGSKKIFAEAVQHAPLVTLITRSLRTNPGGTVRTGFFRDLLAHHFTAEQVTRQLETATDWGRYAELYSYDAEPQEYHLDENDDTRLAASAAGRD
- a CDS encoding ArsR/SmtB family transcription factor; the encoded protein is MEAQVASWDEDRAERSVAVLKAVADPSRYRLLWALSERELPVSRLAELIEAHVAATSQHLAKLRAAGLVTSRREGTRIFYRATGPQVRALLESAVLAADVAMAAAEGGAPEAVGAAAPQEGSAPARVARARRPATEH
- a CDS encoding MgtC/SapB family protein codes for the protein MANLTTFDFALRLAVGVACGALIGVERQWRARMAGLRTNALVAVGATLFVLYSEAVGDAGSPTRVASYVVSGIGFLGGGVILREGGGVRGLNTAATLWCSAAVGVLAASGRLALCLIGTATVLAVHVLLRPAGRLIDRVPQRDPDNEGVRATVHLICERNDETHVRALLSQALATDGLAPTGLRVRRDDEGTTSLRTAVALNGDPARALEQLIARLSLEPGVRDLHWHLDDTVLESEREAVT